A region from the Cystobacter ferrugineus genome encodes:
- a CDS encoding MBL fold metallo-hydrolase, whose product MAVRAPPDDWLLVDGCAASRTPYGPQLVTHYGIRPKLVILTHPHLDHSRGVAQVLEHATQGAKKDWPKIGLLFPSPRRGTSLDDLQHYFDAGVTEQAVATILQRWQTHPPCRWLLETESTETLGEATIRVLSPEEAARQDAFAAWEGKTAHFDWNRAASALLIEWRGHSILLGSDLVEKPGNGWSEALKRTPALAKHAIYKVAHHGSWDAQHRGVLKGAKGRKSMFIATPFASQNLPRFNTGEGMHLLLQHASAVHLTALPRGYGEQAGTPQRLTRAQLARRSNDLEFDPPAPGFPDCYVTLSFPPEAGPPRIAHGPGSVEVVARTTPPKRPARKKSSTRTVRSKGRSPKR is encoded by the coding sequence GTGGCGGTTCGAGCGCCGCCCGATGACTGGCTTCTCGTCGATGGTTGTGCAGCGAGCCGCACGCCATACGGCCCCCAGCTGGTCACCCACTACGGCATCCGACCGAAGCTCGTGATCCTGACACATCCCCATCTCGACCACTCGAGAGGAGTGGCTCAGGTGCTCGAGCATGCGACGCAGGGCGCCAAGAAGGACTGGCCGAAGATCGGCTTGCTCTTTCCCTCTCCCCGGCGCGGCACATCTCTCGATGATCTGCAGCATTACTTCGACGCGGGAGTGACCGAACAAGCCGTGGCCACCATCCTCCAGCGTTGGCAGACGCATCCACCCTGTCGCTGGCTCCTTGAGACCGAGAGCACCGAAACGCTCGGCGAAGCCACCATCCGGGTGCTTTCGCCTGAAGAGGCCGCCCGCCAGGATGCCTTCGCCGCATGGGAAGGAAAGACTGCCCATTTCGACTGGAACCGCGCAGCATCAGCGCTCCTCATCGAGTGGCGTGGACATTCCATACTCCTGGGTTCCGATCTGGTCGAGAAGCCCGGGAACGGATGGAGTGAAGCATTGAAGCGAACGCCCGCTCTCGCCAAACACGCCATCTACAAGGTGGCCCATCATGGTTCGTGGGATGCCCAGCACCGAGGCGTGTTGAAAGGGGCGAAGGGGAGGAAGTCGATGTTCATCGCCACTCCTTTTGCTAGCCAGAACCTGCCCCGATTCAATACTGGCGAGGGCATGCATCTCCTCCTCCAGCATGCATCGGCCGTCCACCTGACAGCATTGCCGCGAGGATATGGCGAACAGGCTGGTACACCACAGCGGTTGACGCGCGCTCAACTCGCAAGGCGCTCGAACGATCTGGAGTTCGATCCACCCGCACCGGGGTTCCCGGACTGCTACGTCACGCTGAGCTTTCCGCCTGAAGCCGGCCCGCCGCGGATAGCCCATGGACCAGGAAGCGTGGAGGTTGTCGCCAGAACCACTCCACCCAAGCGCCCAGCACGCAAGAAGTCCAGCACGCGGACCGTTCGGAGCAAAGGACGTTCCCCCAAGCGCTAA
- a CDS encoding ATP-grasp domain-containing protein, translated as MPQTEILFCRPVTAQALDDRMDLEAEAAEELGIAHHPVVLEDVVDGEFERALELLPQRGRRLLYRGWMLTEDEYSALYEALLERGHTLVVSPDEYAAAHYLPNYHPELQDLAVPARWTFGTDLDEAWEAARELGEGPWVLKDHVKSVKERWHHCCFVPGGASRERFIEICENLIEERGERFERGLVIRPYVPLRRVAQTEERPLHYEFRLFFASGRLIASEVYDDVDVLKPDLSRFASLGRRIDSPFFTADVAMLESGDWVVVELGDGGVSTLPPLMDPRDFYRSLQGSDLWDEG; from the coding sequence ATGCCCCAGACCGAGATTCTCTTTTGCCGTCCCGTGACGGCGCAGGCGCTGGATGACCGGATGGACCTCGAGGCCGAGGCCGCGGAGGAACTCGGGATCGCCCACCACCCGGTGGTGCTCGAGGACGTGGTGGACGGGGAGTTCGAGCGGGCGCTCGAGCTGCTTCCCCAGCGGGGACGGAGGCTGCTGTACCGCGGCTGGATGCTCACGGAGGACGAGTACTCCGCCCTGTACGAGGCGCTGCTCGAGCGGGGTCACACGCTCGTGGTGTCCCCTGACGAGTACGCGGCCGCGCACTACCTGCCCAACTACCACCCGGAGCTCCAGGACCTGGCGGTGCCCGCGCGCTGGACGTTCGGCACGGACCTGGACGAGGCCTGGGAGGCGGCGCGGGAGTTGGGGGAGGGGCCCTGGGTGCTCAAGGACCATGTGAAGTCGGTGAAGGAGCGCTGGCATCACTGCTGCTTCGTGCCCGGAGGCGCCTCCCGTGAGCGGTTCATCGAGATCTGCGAGAACCTCATCGAGGAGCGAGGGGAGCGCTTCGAGAGGGGGCTCGTCATCCGCCCCTACGTGCCGCTTCGGCGCGTCGCGCAGACGGAGGAGCGCCCGCTGCACTACGAGTTCCGTCTGTTCTTCGCCAGCGGCCGGCTCATCGCCTCCGAGGTCTACGACGACGTGGACGTGCTCAAACCGGACCTCTCGCGGTTCGCCTCCCTGGGCCGGCGGATCGACTCCCCGTTCTTCACCGCGGATGTCGCGATGCTGGAGTCCGGTGACTGGGTGGTGGTGGAGCTGGGCGATGGGGGCGTCTCCACGCTCCCGCCCCTCATGGATCCCCGTGACTTCTACCGCTCGCTCCAGGGCTCGGACCTCTGGGACGAGGGCTGA
- a CDS encoding PP2C family protein-serine/threonine phosphatase, protein MRIDSAGWTHVGRRAHNEDAWTSRADLGLFVVADGMGGYAGGEVASRCVVDTFSGLCERLVRDPEATWPHCRHPQLSHEEDLLLNCTRLAQRAVRARRQGPLHRMGSTVVALALGAQGAAVAHVGDSRLYRLRAGCLESLTRDHSILEEMRQAGVKMASRADSPYGHLITRALGTDSAEPTVRRLDVQAGDVYLLCSDGLYEPLGPERLAARLGEGAPEGLAERLVEEAYELGGRDNITAVLVSVRE, encoded by the coding sequence ATGCGAATCGACAGCGCGGGATGGACGCATGTGGGCCGTCGCGCCCACAACGAGGATGCCTGGACGAGCCGGGCCGACCTGGGCCTGTTCGTCGTGGCCGATGGAATGGGTGGATACGCGGGTGGCGAGGTGGCCAGCCGGTGCGTGGTGGACACCTTCTCCGGCCTCTGTGAGCGCCTCGTCCGGGACCCCGAGGCCACCTGGCCTCACTGCCGCCACCCCCAGCTCAGCCACGAGGAGGATCTGCTCCTCAACTGCACGCGGCTCGCCCAGCGCGCCGTGCGGGCCCGCCGCCAGGGGCCCCTGCACCGGATGGGCTCGACCGTGGTGGCACTCGCCCTCGGGGCCCAGGGCGCGGCCGTGGCGCACGTGGGCGACAGCCGTCTCTACCGGCTGCGCGCGGGCTGCCTGGAGTCCCTCACACGCGATCACTCCATCCTCGAGGAGATGCGACAGGCGGGCGTCAAGATGGCCTCCCGCGCGGACAGCCCCTATGGCCACCTCATCACCCGTGCCCTGGGCACCGACAGCGCGGAGCCCACCGTGCGCCGGCTCGACGTCCAAGCGGGGGACGTGTACCTGCTGTGCTCGGATGGGCTCTATGAGCCACTCGGGCCGGAGCGGCTGGCGGCCCGCCTCGGCGAGGGCGCTCCAGAGGGACTCGCCGAGCGGCTGGTGGAGGAGGCCTACGAGCTGGGAGGCCGGGACAACATCACCGCGGTGCTCGTCTCCGTGAGGGAGTGA
- a CDS encoding acyl-CoA-binding protein, whose translation MSDLNARFQEAQVQVKTLTKRPDNDTLLQLYSLFKQATEGEVKGSRPGMMDFTGRAKYDAWAKLKGTPPDMAKQRYVELVNRLLGG comes from the coding sequence ATGTCCGACCTGAATGCCCGGTTCCAGGAAGCACAAGTCCAGGTGAAGACGCTGACGAAGCGTCCCGACAACGACACCCTGCTCCAGCTCTACTCCCTCTTCAAGCAGGCCACGGAGGGCGAGGTGAAGGGGTCGCGTCCGGGCATGATGGATTTCACCGGCCGCGCCAAGTACGACGCCTGGGCCAAGCTCAAGGGCACCCCGCCCGACATGGCGAAGCAGCGCTACGTCGAGCTGGTGAATCGCCTGCTGGGGGGGTGA
- a CDS encoding GNAT family N-acetyltransferase, protein MRIRPLRMEDLNDCHRLYVDIDWADKSVSEDENLTRRREWLEWTVRNYEQLARLYQPPYGERAVELKESGQFVGLVGLVPLLAPFGQLPSFGRVEGSRFSAEVGLFWATAPAWQRRGYATEAARALVAHAFDHLKLGRILAGTQRDNTASLDVMRRLGMRIEENPFPEPPWFEVTGILEAASW, encoded by the coding sequence ATGCGGATCCGCCCGCTGCGGATGGAGGATCTCAACGACTGCCATCGGCTCTACGTCGACATCGACTGGGCGGACAAGTCGGTGAGCGAGGACGAGAACCTGACGCGGCGCCGCGAGTGGTTGGAGTGGACCGTGCGCAACTACGAGCAGCTCGCGCGGCTGTACCAGCCCCCCTATGGAGAACGGGCGGTCGAGCTCAAGGAGAGCGGCCAGTTCGTGGGGCTGGTGGGCCTCGTGCCATTGCTGGCTCCCTTCGGGCAGTTGCCCTCTTTTGGAAGAGTGGAAGGCTCGCGCTTCTCCGCGGAGGTCGGGCTGTTCTGGGCAACGGCACCCGCCTGGCAGCGGCGGGGCTACGCCACGGAAGCGGCTCGCGCGCTGGTGGCCCATGCCTTCGACCACTTGAAGCTGGGCCGGATCCTGGCGGGGACCCAGCGGGACAACACCGCCTCGCTCGACGTGATGCGCCGGCTGGGGATGCGCATCGAGGAGAATCCGTTTCCCGAGCCCCCCTGGTTCGAGGTCACCGGCATCCTGGAAGCGGCTTCCTGGTAG
- a CDS encoding tetratricopeptide repeat protein — protein sequence MSTRPAPSLLLLQSILLVSLATACAAHRGPAIPTASSSASKGDTPYVVGLLPLRPTSPEAAAEAKTQQSLIEQALATLTPGTPIVVVHPDVQPPTSAEQASALAQSAKVDELFWGEVSLENGKLSVRLQGFERTVNAPHGTWPMEYTLADPAQREARELDALRVAQYLLEESLLPQMMRNRPTEVRQTLEVLVVREPKDWVDWNSDIIHRRWGMLGRLTRDGVLTEQRYRAALAEVAAQASSPPSSAALYKEAFFSAGLARGFLLQGKPQAAVELLSDVVRRVPDETDSRLLLGRAWLALGNRAEAAKVLEPLSQQNANLETSRLYTVAVADQPERVDAALARLQEKQPEDMGVRLLRHVIAPSPESTADLKAFTASHPTAAWPLPVARYLLGELDEQALWAAAKNADDHQERIQNCQAHYLLGEAALSGVLPGRSGSPDRNEARRHFEAAIATSAFHLPAYNLADARLEQLALPEGTTSSQR from the coding sequence ATGTCCACGCGCCCCGCCCCGAGTCTCCTCCTGCTCCAGAGCATCTTGTTGGTAAGCCTCGCCACCGCCTGCGCCGCGCATCGTGGCCCGGCGATCCCCACGGCCTCGTCCTCCGCCTCGAAGGGTGACACCCCCTACGTGGTGGGCCTGCTCCCCTTACGCCCCACGTCCCCCGAGGCCGCGGCCGAGGCGAAGACGCAGCAATCCCTCATCGAACAGGCACTCGCCACCCTGACGCCGGGCACCCCCATCGTGGTGGTGCACCCCGACGTCCAGCCGCCCACCAGTGCCGAGCAGGCTTCCGCGCTCGCCCAGAGCGCGAAAGTGGATGAGCTGTTCTGGGGCGAGGTGTCGCTGGAGAACGGCAAGCTGTCGGTGCGCCTGCAAGGCTTCGAGCGGACCGTGAACGCGCCCCATGGAACCTGGCCCATGGAGTACACACTGGCGGACCCGGCGCAGCGCGAGGCTCGCGAGTTGGACGCGCTGCGTGTCGCGCAGTACCTCCTGGAGGAATCCCTCCTGCCTCAGATGATGAGGAACCGGCCCACCGAGGTGCGCCAGACGCTCGAGGTGCTCGTCGTCCGCGAACCCAAGGACTGGGTGGACTGGAACAGCGACATCATCCACCGGCGCTGGGGCATGCTGGGCCGACTGACGCGTGATGGCGTGCTCACCGAGCAGCGCTACCGGGCCGCGCTGGCCGAGGTGGCCGCGCAAGCCTCCTCCCCTCCTTCGAGTGCCGCTCTCTACAAGGAAGCCTTCTTCAGCGCGGGACTGGCGCGTGGCTTCCTGCTCCAGGGCAAGCCCCAAGCCGCGGTGGAGCTGCTCTCGGACGTCGTCCGCCGCGTTCCCGATGAGACGGACTCGCGGCTCCTCCTGGGCCGCGCCTGGCTGGCCCTGGGCAACCGGGCGGAGGCCGCCAAGGTGCTCGAGCCCCTGTCGCAACAGAATGCGAACCTGGAGACGAGCCGCCTCTACACGGTGGCCGTCGCGGACCAGCCCGAGCGCGTGGATGCGGCCCTGGCCCGGCTCCAGGAGAAACAACCGGAGGACATGGGGGTCCGGCTGCTGCGCCATGTGATTGCCCCCAGCCCCGAGTCCACCGCGGACCTGAAGGCCTTCACGGCCTCGCACCCCACGGCCGCGTGGCCGCTGCCCGTGGCTCGCTATCTGCTGGGCGAGTTGGATGAACAGGCCCTGTGGGCGGCGGCGAAGAACGCCGACGATCACCAGGAGCGCATCCAGAACTGCCAGGCCCACTACCTCCTGGGCGAGGCGGCCCTCTCGGGCGTGCTCCCTGGCCGCTCCGGCTCCCCCGACCGGAACGAGGCACGGCGGCACTTCGAGGCCGCCATCGCCACGAGCGCGTTCCACCTGCCCGCCTACAACCTGGCGGACGCACGGCTGGAGCAGCTCGCGCTGCCGGAGGGCACCACATCCTCCCAGCGGTGA
- a CDS encoding DJ-1/PfpI family protein, with the protein MSQTQPPPLQIGMLLYPDFTLLDLTGPQAVLGFINGKTHLLWKTLDTVTSDSGVGIQPSATFGDCPDDLDILFVPGGFGTARAMEDPEILRFLADRAARARYVTSVCSGSLLLGAAGLLRGYKATTHWAVHELLPRFGAEAVQARVVVDRNRISGGGVTAGIDFGLVLLAQLRGEDAAKRTQLMLEYDPQPPFDAGTPKTAEPHIVKHVMDFLEQSNQQMLRGAEAALRATST; encoded by the coding sequence ATGAGTCAGACACAACCGCCGCCGCTCCAGATTGGAATGCTGCTCTACCCGGACTTCACGCTCCTGGACCTGACCGGTCCGCAAGCCGTGCTGGGCTTCATCAATGGGAAGACCCACTTGCTTTGGAAGACGCTCGACACGGTCACCTCCGACTCGGGGGTTGGCATCCAGCCGAGCGCGACCTTTGGTGACTGCCCGGACGACCTGGACATTCTGTTCGTGCCGGGTGGGTTTGGCACGGCGCGGGCCATGGAGGATCCGGAGATTCTCCGGTTCCTCGCGGACCGGGCGGCGCGAGCCCGATACGTGACGTCCGTGTGCTCGGGGTCGCTCCTCCTGGGGGCCGCGGGCCTGCTCCGAGGGTACAAGGCCACGACGCATTGGGCCGTGCACGAACTCCTTCCGAGGTTTGGCGCGGAGGCGGTCCAGGCGCGCGTCGTGGTCGACCGGAACCGGATCTCCGGCGGAGGGGTGACGGCGGGCATCGATTTCGGGCTGGTGCTCCTGGCGCAACTGCGCGGGGAGGATGCCGCCAAGCGCACGCAGCTCATGCTGGAGTACGACCCCCAGCCTCCCTTCGATGCGGGCACTCCCAAGACAGCCGAGCCCCACATCGTGAAGCACGTCATGGACTTCCTCGAGCAGTCGAACCAGCAGATGCTGCGAGGCGCCGAGGCCGCACTCCGCGCGACGAGCACCTGA
- a CDS encoding outer membrane beta-barrel protein, producing the protein MAPPCFAPLLSSLLLGQSPAESLASRLKVEGGADVYYGYNPNRPASGANFLPGTGTTALRDNAFTLNLASLGVSLEPAPVGFRVLVGLGTAVDVVHAAEPEAPGIGPEVWRLLQQASVSYVHGPLALEAGIYPSHIGLEVLPSQGNWTYTRSWMGELSPYYQAGLKGTWTFSKEWSAQLHVLNGWQTIGENNRGKALGTQVAYAGERLSVSFNTFIGEEGSGGDEGPRLFGDLVAIWRVTEALSLAATADVGTQRRPGQSAAVWYAAALNGRFQVAGPVAVAARAEFFDDRGGLISGTVQQLVEGTLTLEVRPVEHLVLKLEARHDRSSAEVFGGPATPDGSTPLPRSTQTLVVAGATAYF; encoded by the coding sequence ATGGCTCCTCCCTGCTTCGCGCCCCTGTTGTCGTCCCTGCTGCTCGGTCAGTCACCGGCCGAGTCCCTCGCCTCGCGCCTGAAGGTGGAGGGCGGGGCCGACGTCTATTACGGCTACAACCCCAATCGCCCGGCGAGTGGCGCCAACTTCCTTCCTGGCACGGGCACCACCGCCCTGCGCGACAACGCCTTCACGCTCAACCTGGCCAGCCTGGGGGTGAGTCTGGAGCCCGCGCCCGTGGGCTTCCGTGTCCTGGTGGGCCTGGGCACCGCGGTGGACGTGGTGCACGCCGCCGAGCCCGAGGCTCCCGGCATCGGGCCCGAGGTGTGGCGGCTGCTCCAGCAGGCGTCCGTGTCCTATGTGCACGGGCCCCTCGCGCTGGAGGCGGGCATCTACCCGAGCCACATCGGCCTGGAGGTGCTGCCCTCGCAGGGCAACTGGACGTACACCCGCTCATGGATGGGCGAGCTGTCGCCCTACTACCAGGCGGGGCTCAAGGGGACGTGGACGTTCTCCAAGGAGTGGAGCGCGCAGCTCCACGTGCTCAATGGCTGGCAGACCATTGGTGAGAACAACCGCGGCAAGGCCCTGGGGACGCAGGTGGCCTACGCGGGCGAGCGGCTGTCGGTCTCCTTCAATACCTTCATTGGCGAGGAGGGCTCGGGCGGTGACGAGGGCCCACGGCTCTTCGGCGATCTGGTGGCCATCTGGCGGGTGACGGAGGCGCTGAGCCTCGCGGCCACCGCGGACGTGGGCACCCAACGGCGCCCCGGCCAGTCCGCCGCCGTCTGGTATGCCGCCGCGCTCAACGGCCGCTTCCAGGTGGCCGGGCCCGTGGCGGTGGCCGCGCGCGCTGAGTTCTTCGATGACCGGGGCGGCCTCATCAGCGGCACCGTCCAGCAGCTCGTGGAGGGCACGCTCACCCTCGAGGTCCGGCCCGTGGAGCACCTCGTCCTCAAGCTGGAGGCGAGGCACGACCGATCCAGCGCGGAGGTCTTCGGTGGCCCCGCTACTCCCGATGGAAGCACGCCCCTTCCGCGTTCCACCCAGACCCTCGTGGTGGCTGGGGCCACCGCCTACTTCTAG
- the kdpF gene encoding K(+)-transporting ATPase subunit F translates to MTFDYVAGAVLAVLLTIYLVYALLRPERF, encoded by the coding sequence ATGACCTTCGATTACGTCGCCGGTGCCGTGCTCGCGGTGCTGCTCACCATCTACCTCGTCTACGCCCTGCTGCGGCCCGAGCGCTTCTAG
- the kdpA gene encoding potassium-transporting ATPase subunit KdpA, with amino-acid sequence MTLLGWSQILLLLALVLALTRPVGAYLFRVFEGPVQPLPRVLGPVERLLLRLCGASPAREQTWGQYTLALLAFSLVGMLATYAVLRLQHVLPLNPQGLPAVGPELAFNTAASFTTNTNWQSYAGESTLSYLSQMLGLATHNFTSAAAGLGVALALARGFTRRPGPEGSKTLGNFWVDLVRGLLYVFLPLCLVYALFLVAEGVPQTFAPSRELTTLEGVKQTLALGPVASQEAIKMLGTNGGGFFNANSAHPFENPTPLTNLVQMLSIFLLPAGLTYTYGRMAGDTRQGWALFTAMSLLFLVGVTVAYAAESASNPAVAAAQVAPAGNLEGKEVRFGIAASALFATVTTDASCGAVNAMHDSFMPLGGLVPLVNMQLGEVIFGGVGAGLYGILVMVVLAVFIAGLMVGRTPEYLGKKIEAREMKLAMLYVLIFPLVILCLSAVAAVLPQGVSSLNNAGPHGLSELLYAFTSGTANNGSAFAGLNANTPFWNVSLGLSMLAGRFLMIVPVLALAGGMVGKKVVAAGPGTFPTHGGLFTGLLVSVVVIVGALTFFPALSLGPLVEHFLAGAGKAF; translated from the coding sequence ATGACTCTCCTCGGTTGGTCGCAGATCCTCCTCTTGCTCGCCCTGGTGCTCGCGTTGACGCGGCCCGTGGGGGCCTACCTCTTCCGGGTCTTCGAGGGCCCCGTGCAACCCCTGCCTCGGGTACTTGGCCCCGTGGAGCGTCTGTTGTTGCGGCTGTGCGGCGCATCCCCGGCGCGCGAGCAGACGTGGGGGCAGTACACGCTGGCGCTCCTGGCCTTCAGCCTCGTGGGCATGCTCGCCACCTACGCGGTGCTGCGCCTGCAACACGTGCTGCCACTCAACCCCCAGGGCCTGCCGGCGGTGGGGCCGGAGCTGGCCTTCAACACGGCGGCGAGCTTCACCACCAACACCAACTGGCAGTCCTACGCGGGCGAGTCGACGCTGAGCTACCTCAGCCAGATGCTGGGGCTCGCCACGCACAACTTCACCTCCGCGGCGGCGGGCCTCGGTGTGGCGCTGGCGCTCGCCCGGGGCTTCACCCGGCGGCCCGGTCCCGAGGGCTCCAAGACGCTGGGCAACTTCTGGGTCGACCTGGTGCGCGGCCTGCTCTACGTGTTCCTGCCGCTGTGCCTCGTCTACGCGCTCTTCCTCGTGGCCGAGGGCGTGCCGCAGACGTTCGCCCCCTCGCGCGAGCTGACGACGCTGGAGGGCGTGAAGCAGACGCTGGCGCTCGGGCCGGTGGCCTCGCAGGAGGCCATCAAGATGCTCGGCACCAACGGTGGCGGCTTCTTCAACGCCAACAGCGCCCATCCCTTCGAGAACCCCACGCCGCTCACCAACCTGGTGCAGATGCTCTCCATCTTCCTGCTCCCCGCGGGCCTCACGTACACCTACGGGCGGATGGCCGGGGACACGCGCCAGGGCTGGGCGCTCTTCACGGCGATGAGCCTCCTGTTCCTCGTGGGCGTGACCGTGGCCTACGCCGCCGAGTCCGCGTCCAACCCCGCCGTGGCCGCCGCCCAGGTGGCTCCCGCGGGCAACCTCGAGGGCAAGGAGGTGCGCTTCGGCATCGCCGCCTCGGCCCTCTTCGCCACCGTCACCACGGATGCCTCGTGCGGTGCCGTCAACGCCATGCATGACAGCTTCATGCCGCTCGGAGGGCTGGTTCCCCTGGTGAACATGCAACTGGGTGAGGTCATCTTCGGCGGCGTGGGCGCGGGCCTCTACGGCATCCTCGTCATGGTGGTGCTCGCCGTCTTCATCGCCGGCCTCATGGTGGGCCGCACGCCCGAGTACCTCGGCAAGAAAATAGAGGCGCGCGAGATGAAGCTCGCCATGTTGTACGTGCTCATCTTCCCGCTCGTCATCCTCTGTCTGAGCGCGGTGGCGGCGGTGCTGCCCCAGGGCGTGTCCTCGCTCAACAACGCCGGGCCCCATGGTCTGTCCGAGCTGCTGTATGCCTTCACCAGTGGCACGGCCAACAACGGCAGTGCCTTCGCCGGCCTCAACGCCAACACGCCCTTCTGGAACGTGAGTCTGGGTCTGTCCATGCTCGCCGGGCGCTTCCTGATGATCGTCCCGGTGCTGGCGCTCGCGGGCGGAATGGTGGGCAAGAAGGTCGTGGCGGCGGGTCCCGGCACCTTCCCCACCCACGGTGGGCTCTTCACGGGGCTGCTGGTGAGCGTCGTCGTCATCGTGGGCGCGCTCACCTTCTTCCCCGCTCTCTCCCTCGGTCCCCTCGTCGAGCACTTCCTCGCCGGGGCCGGAAAGGCGTTCTGA
- the kdpB gene encoding potassium-transporting ATPase subunit KdpB, which translates to MSSLLEPALLKQASLDSLRKLHPRDVARNPVMFVVWAGSLLTTVLVVKDLVAPGPDTTPAWFTVGVTLWLWFTVLFANFAEAVAEGRGKAQAGALRKMRRDTFARRLVDGREEKVSAPDLRKDDLVVCEAGDLIPGDGEVVEGIASVDESAITGESAPVIRESGGDRSSVTGGTKVLSDRIVVRITANPGESFLDRMIGLVEGAARQKTPNEIALHILLVGLTVVFLLACVTLVPLALYSGVRLSGTAVVALLVCLIPTTIGGLLSAIGIAGMDRLLRKNVLAMSGRAVEAAGDVDTLLLDKTGTITLGNRMATELLPLPGVRMEDLAEASQLASLADETPEGRSIVVLVKDTYKMRPRELQAHQATFVAFSAQTRMSGCDLVDPHPRAIRKGAVDAVIRYVESQGATVPPELRETAARIGDAGGTPLAVADGARVLGLIHLKDVVKGGIKERFERFRAMGIRTVMITGDNPRTAGAIAREAGVDDFLAEATPEAKLALIRAEQAKGKLVAMTGDGTNDAPALAQADVGVAMNTGTQAAKEAGNMVDLDSNPTKLLEVVEVGKQLLMTRGTLTTFSIANDVAKYFAILPALFLGVFPEMQPLDIMGLTSPYSAILSAVIFNALLIIALIPLALRGVRYRPLGAAALLRRSLLLYGVGGVLVPFIGIKAIDVVLTAVGLA; encoded by the coding sequence ATGTCCTCGCTACTCGAACCGGCGCTCCTCAAGCAGGCCAGTCTGGACAGCCTGCGCAAGCTTCACCCCCGCGACGTGGCCCGCAACCCCGTGATGTTCGTGGTGTGGGCGGGCAGCCTGCTCACCACGGTGCTGGTGGTGAAGGATCTCGTGGCCCCGGGGCCCGACACCACGCCCGCGTGGTTCACCGTGGGGGTGACGCTCTGGCTGTGGTTCACCGTGCTCTTCGCCAACTTCGCCGAGGCCGTGGCCGAGGGCCGGGGCAAGGCCCAGGCGGGTGCCCTGCGCAAGATGCGCCGGGACACGTTCGCGCGCAGGCTCGTGGATGGACGCGAGGAGAAGGTGTCCGCGCCGGACCTGCGCAAGGACGACCTCGTGGTGTGCGAGGCGGGAGACCTCATCCCCGGCGACGGCGAGGTGGTGGAGGGCATCGCCAGCGTGGACGAGTCCGCCATCACCGGCGAGTCCGCCCCCGTCATCCGCGAGTCCGGTGGAGACCGCTCGTCCGTGACGGGAGGCACCAAGGTGCTCTCCGACCGCATCGTGGTGCGCATCACCGCGAACCCAGGTGAGTCCTTCCTGGACCGGATGATCGGCCTGGTGGAGGGCGCGGCGCGGCAGAAGACGCCCAACGAGATTGCCCTGCACATCCTCCTGGTGGGGCTCACCGTTGTCTTCCTGCTCGCGTGCGTGACGCTGGTGCCGCTCGCGCTCTACTCGGGGGTGAGGCTGTCGGGGACGGCGGTGGTGGCGCTGCTCGTGTGTCTGATTCCCACGACGATCGGCGGACTGCTGTCGGCCATCGGCATCGCGGGCATGGACCGGCTCCTGCGCAAGAACGTGCTCGCCATGAGCGGCCGGGCGGTGGAGGCGGCGGGGGACGTGGACACGCTGCTGCTCGACAAGACGGGCACCATCACCCTGGGCAACCGCATGGCCACGGAGCTGCTCCCCCTGCCGGGCGTGCGCATGGAGGACCTGGCCGAGGCCTCGCAGCTCGCGAGCCTCGCGGACGAGACGCCCGAGGGCCGCTCCATCGTCGTGCTGGTGAAGGACACCTACAAGATGCGTCCCCGCGAGCTCCAGGCACACCAGGCCACCTTCGTGGCGTTCTCCGCCCAGACGCGCATGAGCGGGTGCGACCTGGTGGACCCGCACCCGCGCGCCATCCGCAAGGGCGCGGTGGACGCCGTCATCCGGTACGTGGAGTCCCAGGGCGCCACCGTGCCGCCCGAGCTGCGCGAGACGGCGGCGCGCATCGGCGACGCGGGCGGCACGCCCCTGGCGGTGGCGGATGGGGCACGGGTGCTGGGCCTCATCCACCTCAAGGACGTGGTGAAGGGCGGCATCAAGGAGCGCTTCGAGCGCTTCCGCGCCATGGGCATCCGCACGGTGATGATCACCGGCGACAACCCGCGCACTGCGGGGGCGATTGCCCGCGAGGCCGGGGTGGATGACTTCCTCGCCGAGGCCACTCCGGAGGCGAAGCTCGCCCTCATCCGCGCCGAGCAGGCCAAGGGCAAGCTCGTGGCGATGACGGGCGATGGCACCAACGACGCGCCCGCGCTCGCCCAGGCCGACGTGGGCGTGGCGATGAACACGGGCACCCAGGCCGCGAAGGAGGCCGGCAACATGGTGGACCTGGACTCCAACCCCACCAAGCTCCTGGAGGTGGTGGAGGTGGGCAAGCAGCTCCTCATGACGCGCGGCACGCTCACCACCTTCTCCATCGCCAACGACGTGGCCAAGTACTTCGCCATCCTCCCCGCGCTCTTCCTCGGCGTCTTCCCGGAGATGCAACCGCTCGACATCATGGGCCTCACGTCGCCCTACAGCGCCATCCTCTCGGCCGTCATCTTCAACGCCCTCCTCATCATCGCCCTCATCCCGCTCGCGCTCCGGGGTGTGCGCTACCGCCCCCTGGGCGCGGCCGCGCTCCTGCGCCGCAGCCTGTTGCTCTACGGCGTGGGCGGCGTGCTCGTGCCCTTCATCGGTATCAAGGCCATCGACGTGGTGCTCACCGCCGTGGGCCTCGCCTGA